One Micromonospora sp. FIMYZ51 genomic window carries:
- the yjfF gene encoding galactofuranose ABC transporter, permease protein YjfF, translated as MTTTSLTTGPRWARLPRRHVPVLVTLVLLLVMYGIGVSQYRAFSNIQVIFNVFIDNGFLLVVAVGMTFVILTGGIDLSVGSVVAMTAMVSAWLLQSGMPALPVLVIALLIGPTLGFLMGCAIHFFDLQPFIVTLAGMFFARGMCTFISDASIPITDGFWTTMSQYRIGDPRGNFVSISVLVVLVVVLIAAYVLAYTRLGRNVYAIGGNPQSALLMGLPVGRTRIAVYTISGLCSAIGGILLSFYTLSGAPLIAVGMELDVIAAVVIGGTVLTGGSGYIFGTVLGVLVLGVIQTLITFDGSLNSWWTKIVIGGLLFAFILFQRLIGIRYK; from the coding sequence GTGACCACGACCTCGCTGACCACCGGGCCGAGGTGGGCCCGGCTGCCCCGGCGGCACGTGCCGGTGCTGGTCACCCTCGTTCTGCTGCTGGTCATGTACGGCATCGGCGTGTCCCAGTACCGGGCCTTCTCCAACATCCAGGTCATCTTCAACGTCTTCATCGACAACGGTTTCCTGCTGGTGGTCGCCGTGGGGATGACCTTCGTGATCCTCACCGGTGGCATCGACCTGTCGGTCGGTTCGGTGGTGGCGATGACGGCGATGGTCTCGGCGTGGTTGCTCCAGTCCGGCATGCCCGCGCTGCCGGTGCTGGTGATCGCGCTGCTGATCGGGCCGACGCTCGGCTTCCTGATGGGCTGTGCGATCCATTTCTTCGATCTCCAGCCGTTCATCGTCACCCTCGCCGGGATGTTCTTCGCCCGCGGCATGTGCACCTTCATCAGCGACGCCTCGATCCCGATCACCGACGGCTTCTGGACCACCATGTCGCAGTACCGGATCGGCGATCCCCGGGGCAACTTCGTCTCGATCAGTGTGCTGGTCGTGCTCGTGGTGGTGCTCATCGCCGCGTACGTGCTGGCGTACACCCGGTTGGGGCGCAACGTGTACGCGATCGGCGGCAACCCGCAGTCGGCGCTGCTGATGGGGCTGCCGGTGGGGCGTACCCGGATCGCGGTCTACACCATCAGCGGGCTCTGCTCGGCGATCGGTGGGATCCTGCTCTCCTTCTACACGCTCTCCGGGGCGCCGCTGATCGCGGTCGGCATGGAACTCGACGTGATCGCGGCCGTCGTGATCGGCGGAACGGTGCTCACCGGCGGCTCGGGCTACATCTTCGGCACCGTGCTCGGTGTGCTGGTGCTCGGCGTGATCCAGACGCTGATCACCTTCGACGGCAGCCTCAACTCCTGGTGGACCAAGATCGTGATCGGAGGACTGCTCTTCGCGTTCATCCTGTTCCAACGCCTCATCGGCATCCGCTACAAGTAA
- a CDS encoding family 43 glycosylhydrolase, giving the protein MATLDGIAPPAPGRRRWLSRVAAAAVAVVVGGTVAAAVVSTPAAAATVDTNAWYVLVNRNSGKALDVYNLATNDGARITQWTRNNGNQQQWQFVDSGGGYYRLKSRLSNKVLDVYNFSTANGASIVQWTDHNGTNQQFRLADSDGGHVRLINRNSNKVLEVQNASTADGGNIVQYDDWNGANQQWQLVRVDGGTNPTPGPTTPPPGGNFTNPVVWQDFADVEVIRVGDVYYLTASTMHYSPGAPILRSYDLVNWEFAGHSVPRLDFGTKYDLPPGQQAYVEGIWASTLAYRPSNRTYYWAGCIGFSQTHIYTATAVDGTWSRHATLPNCYYDAGMLIDDNDTMYVAYGNGTISVAQLSADGRSQVRSQQVYQTPSSIGTLEGARFYKRNGAYYIWLTRPANGQYVLKSTNGPFGPYEQRQVLLNMQGPIAGGGVPHQGGLVQLPNGSWYYMAFTDAYPGGRMPTLAPITWTADGWPQVQTVNGAWGVNYPNPLPLRPVKPLTGVDTFAGTTLGPQWEWNHNPDNSRWSVNNGLRLQTATVTNDLYQARNTITHRIQGPTSTATVELDYSTMRDGDRTGLAMLRDVSAWIGVRRDNGATRVVMTNGLNMNSNWDTTSTGSEIASASVSGGRIWLRANADIRPGSGRQARFSYSTDGVNFVPLGNALTLNNNWTFFMGYRFAIFNHATQALGGAVTVRRFELATP; this is encoded by the coding sequence ATGGCTACCTTGGACGGGATCGCACCACCTGCGCCGGGCCGGCGCAGGTGGCTGTCGCGGGTTGCCGCTGCGGCGGTGGCGGTGGTGGTGGGCGGCACGGTGGCCGCGGCGGTGGTCTCGACGCCCGCGGCGGCGGCGACGGTCGACACCAACGCCTGGTACGTGCTGGTCAACCGCAACAGCGGTAAGGCCCTGGACGTGTACAACCTGGCGACGAACGACGGTGCGCGGATCACGCAGTGGACGCGCAACAACGGAAACCAGCAGCAGTGGCAGTTCGTGGACTCCGGTGGTGGTTACTACCGGTTGAAGTCGCGGCTGTCGAACAAGGTGCTGGATGTCTACAACTTCTCGACCGCCAACGGTGCGTCGATCGTGCAGTGGACGGATCACAACGGGACCAACCAGCAGTTCCGGTTGGCCGACTCCGACGGTGGTCACGTCCGGTTGATCAACCGGAACAGCAACAAGGTGCTGGAAGTACAGAACGCCTCCACCGCCGACGGTGGCAACATCGTGCAGTACGACGACTGGAACGGCGCCAACCAGCAGTGGCAGCTCGTCCGGGTCGACGGCGGGACCAACCCCACGCCGGGGCCGACGACGCCGCCGCCGGGCGGGAACTTCACCAACCCGGTGGTCTGGCAGGACTTCGCCGACGTCGAGGTGATCCGGGTCGGCGACGTCTACTACCTGACCGCCTCCACGATGCACTACTCGCCCGGCGCGCCGATCCTGCGCTCGTACGACCTGGTGAACTGGGAGTTCGCCGGGCACTCGGTGCCTCGGCTGGACTTCGGCACCAAGTACGACCTGCCTCCCGGGCAACAGGCGTACGTGGAGGGCATCTGGGCCTCGACGTTGGCCTACCGGCCGAGCAACCGGACGTACTACTGGGCCGGCTGCATCGGGTTCTCGCAGACGCACATCTACACCGCCACGGCCGTGGACGGCACCTGGAGCCGGCACGCCACGCTCCCCAACTGCTACTACGACGCCGGCATGCTCATCGACGACAACGACACCATGTACGTCGCGTACGGCAACGGCACGATCAGCGTGGCCCAGCTCTCCGCCGACGGGCGCAGCCAGGTGCGGTCCCAGCAGGTCTACCAGACGCCGTCGAGCATCGGCACCCTGGAGGGTGCCCGCTTCTACAAGCGCAACGGCGCCTACTACATCTGGTTGACCCGACCCGCCAACGGCCAGTACGTGCTGAAGTCCACAAACGGACCCTTCGGCCCGTACGAGCAGCGCCAGGTGCTGCTCAACATGCAGGGCCCGATCGCCGGCGGTGGGGTGCCCCACCAGGGCGGGCTGGTGCAGCTGCCGAACGGCTCCTGGTACTACATGGCGTTCACCGACGCGTACCCGGGCGGGCGGATGCCGACCCTGGCTCCGATCACCTGGACCGCCGACGGCTGGCCGCAGGTGCAGACGGTCAACGGCGCCTGGGGTGTCAACTACCCGAACCCGCTGCCGCTGCGCCCGGTCAAACCGCTCACCGGCGTCGACACCTTCGCCGGCACCACCCTCGGTCCGCAGTGGGAGTGGAACCACAACCCGGACAACAGCAGGTGGTCGGTGAACAACGGCCTGCGGCTCCAGACCGCCACGGTGACCAACGACCTCTACCAGGCGCGCAACACGATCACCCACCGCATCCAGGGGCCGACCTCCACGGCGACCGTCGAGCTGGACTACTCGACGATGCGCGACGGTGACCGTACCGGGCTGGCCATGCTGCGGGACGTCTCAGCCTGGATCGGGGTCCGCCGCGACAACGGGGCGACCCGGGTCGTGATGACCAACGGGCTGAACATGAACAGCAACTGGGACACCACCAGCACCGGCAGCGAGATCGCCAGCGCGTCGGTCTCCGGAGGCCGGATCTGGCTGCGCGCCAACGCCGACATCCGGCCCGGTTCCGGCCGGCAGGCCCGCTTCTCGTACAGCACCGACGGGGTCAACTTCGTCCCGCTGGGCAACGCCCTGACGCTGAACAACAACTGGACCTTCTTCATGGGATACCGGTTCGCCATCTTCAACCACGCCACTCAGGCCCTGGGCGGCGCGGTTACCGTGCGACGCTTCGAGTTGGCCACGCCGTGA
- a CDS encoding LacI family DNA-binding transcriptional regulator codes for MTDVARLAGVSHQTVSRVLNGHPNVREQTRLRVQAAIAELGYRPNRAARALVTGRSQVIGVVAQNTTLYGPASLLAALEQTAAEAGFAVSVGSVRDLDHRSISAAVERHLAHRVAGIVVIAPVESAGEALERLPKEVPLVTVDGDPHRPMPLVTVDQAAGARAATQHLLDAGHRTVWHVSGPSDWFDSAGRIEGWRAALLAAGAEIPPLVPADWSAAAGYRCGQMLARMPDVTAVFTANDHLALGVLRALHEHGRRVPDDISVVGFDDVPEAAYFIPPLTTVRPDFDAVARASLDMLLAQIESDSGGALRETIAPCLVSRRSVAPPPRR; via the coding sequence ATGACGGACGTGGCTCGCCTCGCTGGCGTCTCTCACCAGACGGTTTCGCGAGTGCTAAATGGCCACCCGAACGTGCGTGAACAGACCCGGCTGCGGGTCCAGGCGGCAATCGCCGAACTCGGCTACCGGCCGAACCGGGCGGCCCGGGCGCTGGTCACCGGCCGCTCTCAGGTGATCGGCGTGGTCGCGCAGAACACCACCCTCTACGGCCCGGCGTCCCTGCTGGCCGCCCTGGAGCAGACGGCCGCCGAGGCGGGCTTCGCGGTGAGCGTGGGCAGTGTGCGCGACCTCGACCACCGGTCGATCTCCGCGGCGGTCGAGCGACACCTGGCGCACCGGGTCGCCGGCATCGTGGTGATCGCGCCGGTGGAGTCGGCCGGTGAGGCGCTGGAGCGGCTGCCGAAAGAGGTTCCGCTGGTCACCGTCGACGGTGATCCCCACCGGCCGATGCCGTTGGTGACGGTCGACCAGGCCGCCGGTGCCCGCGCCGCCACCCAACATCTGCTCGACGCCGGGCACCGTACGGTCTGGCACGTTTCCGGGCCCTCCGACTGGTTCGACAGCGCGGGCCGCATCGAGGGTTGGCGGGCGGCGCTGCTCGCGGCGGGAGCGGAGATCCCGCCGCTGGTGCCGGCGGACTGGTCGGCGGCGGCCGGTTACCGGTGCGGGCAGATGCTGGCCCGGATGCCGGATGTCACCGCGGTCTTCACCGCCAACGATCACCTCGCCCTCGGGGTGCTGCGGGCCCTGCACGAGCACGGCCGCCGGGTGCCGGACGACATCAGCGTGGTGGGTTTCGACGACGTCCCGGAGGCCGCGTACTTCATTCCGCCGTTGACCACCGTGCGGCCGGACTTCGACGCGGTGGCCCGGGCGAGCCTGGACATGCTGCTGGCACAGATCGAGTCGGACAGCGGCGGCGCGCTCCGCGAGACCATCGCCCCGTGCCTGGTCTCCCGCCGCAGCGTAGCGCCCCCACCCCGCCGCTGA
- the araA gene encoding L-arabinose isomerase: protein MATHPQPEVWFLTGSQALYGEDTLRQVAEQSRQIAALLDDSPHIPARVVWKPVLTTSADILTICRDAAVQGAVGVIAWMHTFSPAKMWISGLDALRTPLLHLHTQANVRLPWDEIDMDFMNLNQAAHGDREFGFVQTRLGVARKTVAGHVSDPRVAQRVGAWTRAAIGWSAMRSLRLARFGDNMRDVAVTEGDKVEAELRFGVSVNTYGVNDLVRVVDEVTDAQIDDLVKEYDDTFRVAAELRPGGERHDSLRYAARQEIGLRTFLDAGGFRAFTTNFEDLGGLRQLPGIAVQRLMADGYGFGGEGDWKTSVLVHTLKAMSVGTKGGTSFMEDYTYDLTPGEELILGAHMLEVCPTIAADVPNVEIHPLSIGGREDPVRLVFDAEPGPAVVLGLADMGERFRLVANEVDVVPPPQPLPRLPVARAVWRPRPHLAGSAEAWITAGAPHHTVLSRALGVEELHDLAEMARTELVVIDADTEPRRFAAELRWNQAYYRLARGF, encoded by the coding sequence ATGGCAACACACCCCCAACCCGAGGTCTGGTTCCTCACCGGAAGCCAGGCACTGTACGGCGAGGACACCCTCCGGCAGGTGGCCGAGCAGTCCCGTCAGATCGCCGCCCTGCTCGACGACTCGCCGCACATCCCCGCCCGGGTGGTCTGGAAGCCGGTCCTGACCACCAGTGCCGACATCCTGACGATCTGTCGGGATGCCGCCGTGCAGGGAGCGGTCGGGGTGATCGCCTGGATGCACACCTTCTCGCCGGCGAAGATGTGGATCTCGGGGCTGGACGCGTTGCGGACACCGTTGCTGCACCTGCACACGCAGGCCAACGTCCGGCTGCCGTGGGACGAGATCGACATGGACTTCATGAACCTGAACCAGGCCGCCCACGGCGACCGGGAGTTCGGTTTCGTTCAGACCCGGCTCGGGGTGGCCCGCAAGACGGTGGCGGGGCATGTAAGCGATCCGCGCGTCGCGCAGCGCGTCGGCGCCTGGACCCGGGCGGCGATCGGCTGGTCGGCCATGCGGTCGCTGCGCCTGGCCCGCTTCGGCGACAACATGCGCGACGTCGCGGTGACCGAGGGGGACAAGGTCGAGGCCGAACTGCGCTTCGGCGTCTCGGTCAACACCTACGGGGTCAACGACCTGGTCCGGGTGGTCGACGAGGTCACCGACGCGCAGATCGACGATCTGGTCAAGGAGTACGACGACACCTTCCGGGTCGCCGCCGAGCTGCGGCCCGGCGGTGAGCGACACGACTCGCTGCGGTACGCGGCCCGGCAGGAGATCGGCCTGCGGACGTTCCTGGACGCCGGTGGGTTCCGCGCCTTCACCACGAACTTCGAGGACCTCGGCGGGCTGCGGCAGCTGCCCGGCATCGCGGTGCAGCGGCTGATGGCCGACGGGTACGGCTTCGGTGGGGAGGGAGACTGGAAGACCTCCGTGCTGGTGCACACGCTCAAGGCGATGTCGGTGGGCACCAAGGGTGGCACCTCCTTCATGGAGGACTACACCTACGACCTCACCCCCGGGGAGGAACTCATCCTCGGCGCCCACATGCTCGAGGTGTGTCCGACCATCGCCGCGGACGTGCCGAACGTGGAGATCCATCCACTGAGCATCGGCGGCCGGGAGGATCCGGTCCGGCTGGTCTTCGACGCCGAACCCGGCCCGGCGGTGGTGCTCGGCCTGGCGGACATGGGTGAGCGGTTCCGGCTGGTGGCAAACGAGGTCGACGTGGTGCCGCCGCCGCAGCCGCTGCCCCGGCTGCCGGTGGCCCGGGCCGTCTGGCGGCCCCGCCCGCACCTGGCCGGCTCGGCCGAGGCCTGGATCACCGCGGGCGCTCCGCACCACACCGTGCTCTCCCGGGCGCTGGGTGTGGAGGAGCTGCACGACCTGGCCGAGATGGCGCGTACCGAACTCGTGGTCATCGACGCCGACACCGAACCCCGGCGCTTCGCCGCCGAGCTGCGCTGGAACCAGGCGTACTACCGGCTCGCCCGAGGGTTCTGA
- a CDS encoding ABC transporter permease — MTDSKDRYRAILGHRLFWPVAVLLVLLAANTIYRPGFLAVEVNNGHLYGTPIDILRLSAPLILVALGMTLVISTGGIDLSVGSICAISGAIACLHISQAPDQNNMTTVVTAIAMALGVALVLGAWNGVLVSVIGIQPIIATLILMVAGRGIAQLVTEGQIITINSGPYRAIGLGHFLTLPLAIFIALGAALLVAALTRRTALGMIIESVGGNREASRLAGIRSARMVFLVYVVSAVCAAIAGFMMTANVSSADGNNAGLWVELDAILAVVIGGTSLAGGRFYLGGTILGALIIQTLTTTVYAMNISPQTALLFKAVVVIAVCLIQAPAFRAKFSRRRRGASTPPAPSAQRQKEEVTA; from the coding sequence ACCGACAGCAAGGACCGCTACCGGGCCATCCTCGGTCACCGGCTCTTCTGGCCGGTCGCCGTGCTCCTGGTGCTGTTGGCGGCCAACACCATCTACCGGCCGGGCTTCCTGGCCGTCGAGGTGAACAACGGCCACCTGTACGGCACGCCGATCGACATCCTTCGGCTGAGTGCGCCGCTGATCCTGGTCGCGCTGGGCATGACCCTGGTCATCTCCACCGGCGGCATCGACCTGTCGGTCGGTTCGATCTGCGCGATCAGCGGTGCCATCGCCTGCCTGCACATCAGCCAGGCACCGGACCAGAACAACATGACCACGGTGGTCACCGCGATCGCCATGGCGCTCGGTGTCGCGCTGGTGCTCGGTGCCTGGAACGGCGTGCTGGTCTCCGTGATCGGCATCCAACCGATCATCGCCACGCTGATCCTCATGGTGGCCGGCCGGGGCATCGCCCAGTTGGTCACCGAGGGCCAGATCATCACCATCAACTCCGGTCCGTACCGGGCGATCGGTCTGGGGCACTTCCTGACCCTGCCGCTGGCGATCTTCATCGCGCTCGGCGCGGCGCTGCTCGTCGCGGCGCTCACCCGCCGTACCGCGCTCGGCATGATCATCGAGTCGGTGGGTGGCAACCGCGAGGCCAGCCGGCTGGCCGGCATCCGCTCGGCCCGGATGGTCTTCCTCGTCTACGTGGTCAGCGCCGTGTGCGCGGCCATCGCCGGCTTCATGATGACCGCAAACGTCTCCAGTGCGGACGGCAACAACGCCGGTCTCTGGGTGGAACTCGACGCGATCCTCGCGGTCGTCATCGGTGGCACCTCGCTGGCCGGCGGCCGGTTCTACCTCGGCGGCACGATCCTCGGCGCGCTGATCATCCAGACCCTCACCACGACGGTGTACGCCATGAACATTTCCCCGCAGACGGCGCTGCTCTTCAAGGCGGTGGTCGTCATCGCGGTCTGCCTCATCCAGGCACCGGCCTTCCGGGCCAAGTTCAGCCGGCGCCGGCGCGGCGCCTCGACCCCGCCGGCCCCGTCGGCACAGCGGCAGAAGGAGGAGGTGACGGCGTGA
- a CDS encoding endo-1,4-beta-xylanase, with product MKNRTGTAGTPRIRPRTVVLAVAAGAALLASTALIAPAANAAASTLRAAAAQSGRYFGAAANSFQLSNTSFTTILNREFNSIVAENEMKWDATEPQQNTFNFTGGDRLVAHARANGMSVRGHTLVWHAQQPGWAQNLSGSALRNAMVNHINRVAGHFRGQIHSWDVVNEAFADGGSGGRRDSNLQRTGNDWIEVAFRTARAADPNARLCYNDYNTDGINAKSTGIYNMVRDFKSRGVPIDCVGFQSHLGTTLASDYQANLQRFADLGVDVQITELDVAEGANQASIYERVTRACLAVARCTGITTWGVWDAASWRSDNPLLFDRNGNKKAAYNSVLNALNSVSGPTPPPTTTAPPPVTSTPPPGGGACSASVSLNSWNGGFVATVRVTAGNAAIRGWTVRIALPGGTAVTGTWNAQASGSSGTVNFSNVSYNGQISAGGNTEFGFQGTGSGPSGTPTCTAS from the coding sequence ATGAAGAACCGAACCGGTACCGCCGGGACACCGAGAATCCGGCCGCGTACCGTCGTGCTTGCCGTCGCGGCCGGTGCCGCGCTGCTCGCCTCCACCGCGCTGATCGCGCCCGCCGCCAACGCCGCCGCCAGCACGCTGCGCGCGGCGGCGGCACAGAGCGGGCGCTACTTCGGCGCCGCCGCCAACTCGTTCCAGCTCTCCAACACCTCCTTCACCACGATCCTCAACCGCGAGTTCAACTCGATCGTGGCCGAGAACGAGATGAAGTGGGACGCCACCGAGCCCCAGCAGAACACCTTCAACTTCACCGGCGGCGACCGGCTCGTCGCACACGCCCGGGCCAACGGGATGTCCGTCCGGGGCCACACCCTGGTCTGGCACGCGCAGCAGCCCGGCTGGGCGCAGAACCTCTCCGGCAGTGCGCTGCGCAACGCGATGGTCAACCACATCAACCGGGTCGCCGGCCACTTCCGGGGGCAGATCCACTCCTGGGACGTGGTGAACGAGGCGTTCGCCGACGGCGGCAGCGGCGGCCGGCGGGACTCGAACCTGCAACGCACCGGCAACGACTGGATCGAGGTGGCGTTCCGGACCGCGCGTGCGGCGGACCCGAACGCCAGGCTCTGCTACAACGACTACAACACCGACGGGATCAACGCGAAGTCGACAGGCATCTACAACATGGTGCGCGACTTCAAGTCCCGTGGCGTGCCGATCGACTGCGTCGGCTTCCAGTCCCACCTGGGCACCACGCTGGCCAGCGACTACCAGGCCAACCTGCAACGCTTCGCCGACCTCGGTGTCGACGTGCAGATCACCGAGCTGGACGTCGCCGAGGGGGCGAACCAGGCCAGCATCTACGAGCGGGTGACCCGGGCCTGCCTGGCGGTGGCCCGCTGCACCGGCATCACCACCTGGGGCGTGTGGGACGCCGCATCCTGGCGATCCGACAACCCGCTGCTGTTCGACCGCAACGGTAACAAGAAGGCCGCGTACAACTCGGTGCTCAACGCGCTGAACAGCGTCAGCGGGCCGACCCCGCCGCCGACCACCACCGCACCGCCGCCGGTCACCAGCACGCCGCCACCCGGTGGCGGGGCCTGCTCCGCGTCGGTGTCGCTGAACTCGTGGAACGGCGGCTTCGTGGCCACCGTCCGGGTCACCGCCGGCAACGCCGCGATCCGCGGCTGGACCGTACGGATCGCGTTGCCCGGCGGTACGGCGGTCACCGGCACCTGGAACGCACAGGCCAGCGGCAGCAGCGGAACGGTGAACTTCAGCAACGTCAGCTACAACGGGCAGATCAGCGCCGGCGGCAACACGGAGTTCGGTTTCCAGGGCACCGGCAGCGGCCCCTCCGGCACTCCCACCTGCACCGCATCCTGA
- a CDS encoding beta-L-arabinofuranosidase domain-containing protein produces MPYPSLNRRRVLQVAGAAAVASTVGPALGGGTASAAIPPARPDIGVGAYAFDMGQVRLTASRWLDNQNRTLNYLRFVDVNRLLYNFRANHRLSTGGAAATGGWEAPNFPFRTHSQGHFLTAWSYMWAVLGDTNCRDKANYMVAELAKCQANNAAAGFNPGYLCGFPESDFTAVENRTLNNGNVPYYAIHKTLAGLLDVWRHIGNTQARDVLLAFAGWVDWRTGRLSSAQMQAMLGTEFGGMNAVLTDLYQQTGDARWLTAAQRFDHAAVFNPLASNQDQLNGLHANTQIPKWIGAAREFKATGTTRYRDIASNAWNITVNTRTYAIGGNSQAEHFRAPNAISGFLRNDTCEHCNTYNMLKLTRELWLLDPNRVAYFDFYERALLNHLVGAQNPADNHGHITYFTPLQPGGRRGVGPAWGGGTWSTDYNSFWCCQGTGLESNTTLMDSIYFHNGSTLTVNLFMPSVLTWSQRGITVTQSTSFPASDTSTLTVTGSVGGSWTMRIRIPGWTQGATVSVNGTQQNIATTPGTYATLTRSWTSGDTVTVRLPMRVVAEPTNDNPNVVALRYGPAVLSGNYGNTALSALPALAVSSVTRTSTSALNFTATANGSQVNLIPFYDAHGHNYTVYWSSGGQTGPAGATFRLVNAASGLVLGIENMSTADGAPALQWADNGTLDHDWQLVVDGNAVRFRNANSGKVLGVQDMSTADNAQVLQWSDTGTADHRWTIVDAGDGSHKIRNGHSGKLLAVLGGSTAQGARVVQDPDNGTPDNQWRFLPNGARRIQNLATGLVLGVQNMSTADGGLVIQWGDTGTADHLWTALVDSGGYLRLRNSHSGKVLGVENGGSGNGARVVQWADNGSTANRWRLRYGANGYFRIQSANGGRVLGVQNASSSQGTQIILWDDNGAGDHRWRFI; encoded by the coding sequence ATGCCTTACCCGTCCCTCAACCGTCGGCGCGTACTCCAGGTCGCCGGCGCGGCTGCCGTCGCCAGCACGGTCGGCCCCGCCCTGGGCGGCGGTACGGCCAGCGCGGCGATCCCCCCGGCCCGACCCGACATCGGCGTCGGCGCGTACGCGTTCGACATGGGCCAGGTCCGGTTGACCGCCAGCCGCTGGCTGGACAACCAGAACCGCACCCTCAACTACCTGCGCTTCGTCGACGTCAATCGGCTGCTCTACAACTTCCGCGCCAACCACCGCCTCTCCACCGGCGGCGCGGCGGCGACCGGCGGCTGGGAGGCCCCCAACTTCCCGTTCCGCACCCACTCCCAGGGGCACTTCCTGACCGCCTGGTCGTACATGTGGGCCGTGCTCGGCGACACCAACTGCCGGGACAAGGCCAACTACATGGTCGCCGAGCTGGCCAAGTGTCAGGCCAACAACGCCGCCGCCGGGTTCAACCCCGGGTATCTGTGCGGCTTCCCCGAGTCCGACTTCACCGCGGTGGAGAACCGCACCCTCAACAACGGCAACGTGCCGTACTACGCCATCCACAAGACCCTGGCCGGGCTGCTCGACGTGTGGCGACACATCGGCAACACCCAGGCCCGCGACGTGCTGCTGGCCTTCGCCGGGTGGGTCGACTGGCGTACCGGCCGGCTCAGTTCGGCGCAGATGCAGGCCATGCTGGGCACCGAGTTCGGCGGCATGAACGCGGTGCTTACCGACCTGTACCAGCAGACCGGTGACGCCCGCTGGCTGACCGCCGCCCAGCGCTTCGACCACGCCGCCGTGTTCAACCCACTGGCCTCGAATCAGGACCAGCTCAACGGGTTGCACGCAAACACCCAGATCCCCAAGTGGATCGGCGCCGCCCGGGAGTTCAAGGCCACCGGCACCACCCGCTACCGGGACATCGCCAGCAACGCCTGGAACATCACAGTCAACACCCGCACCTACGCGATCGGCGGCAACAGCCAGGCCGAACACTTCCGCGCGCCGAACGCCATCTCCGGGTTCCTGCGCAACGACACCTGCGAGCACTGCAACACGTACAACATGCTCAAGCTGACCCGGGAACTGTGGCTGCTCGACCCGAACCGGGTGGCGTACTTCGACTTCTACGAGCGGGCCCTGCTCAACCACCTCGTCGGCGCGCAGAACCCGGCCGACAACCACGGGCACATCACCTACTTCACGCCGCTGCAACCGGGCGGTCGGCGCGGCGTGGGACCGGCCTGGGGCGGCGGCACCTGGAGTACGGACTACAACTCCTTCTGGTGCTGTCAGGGCACCGGGCTGGAGAGCAACACCACGCTGATGGACTCGATCTACTTCCACAACGGCAGCACGCTGACGGTGAACCTCTTCATGCCCTCGGTGCTGACCTGGTCCCAGCGCGGCATCACGGTCACCCAGTCCACAAGCTTTCCGGCCAGCGACACCAGCACGCTTACCGTGACCGGCAGTGTCGGCGGCTCGTGGACGATGCGGATCCGCATCCCCGGCTGGACCCAGGGCGCCACGGTCAGCGTCAACGGCACCCAGCAGAACATCGCCACCACGCCCGGCACGTACGCCACCCTCACCCGCTCCTGGACCTCGGGCGACACCGTGACCGTACGGCTGCCGATGCGGGTCGTCGCGGAGCCGACGAACGACAACCCGAACGTGGTGGCGCTGCGGTACGGCCCGGCGGTGCTCTCCGGCAACTACGGCAACACCGCGCTGTCGGCGCTGCCCGCGCTGGCGGTCTCCTCGGTCACCCGCACCAGCACCTCGGCGCTGAACTTCACCGCCACCGCCAATGGGTCACAGGTCAACCTGATCCCGTTCTACGACGCGCACGGGCACAACTACACGGTCTACTGGAGCAGCGGCGGCCAGACCGGCCCGGCCGGGGCCACCTTCCGCCTGGTCAACGCCGCCAGTGGCCTGGTGCTGGGCATCGAGAACATGTCCACCGCCGACGGCGCCCCGGCGTTGCAGTGGGCCGACAACGGCACGCTGGACCACGACTGGCAGCTGGTGGTGGACGGCAACGCGGTGCGGTTCCGCAACGCCAACAGCGGCAAGGTGCTCGGCGTACAGGACATGTCCACCGCCGACAACGCGCAGGTCCTGCAATGGTCGGACACCGGCACCGCGGACCACCGGTGGACGATCGTGGACGCGGGCGACGGCTCGCACAAGATCCGCAACGGGCACAGCGGCAAGTTGCTTGCCGTGCTGGGCGGCTCCACCGCGCAGGGCGCCCGGGTGGTGCAGGATCCCGACAACGGTACGCCGGACAACCAGTGGCGGTTCCTGCCCAACGGTGCCCGGCGAATCCAGAACCTGGCCACCGGTCTGGTGCTCGGCGTACAGAACATGTCCACCGCCGACGGCGGCCTGGTGATCCAGTGGGGCGACACCGGCACCGCCGACCACCTCTGGACCGCGCTCGTGGACAGCGGCGGCTACCTGCGGCTGCGCAACTCGCACAGCGGCAAGGTGCTGGGCGTGGAGAACGGCGGCAGCGGCAACGGTGCCCGGGTGGTGCAGTGGGCGGACAACGGCTCGACGGCGAACCGCTGGCGGCTGCGCTACGGCGCCAACGGCTACTTCCGGATCCAGTCCGCCAACGGCGGGCGCGTTCTCGGCGTCCAGAACGCCTCGTCGAGCCAGGGCACTCAGATCATCCTCTGGGACGACAACGGCGCCGGCGACCACCGCTGGCGGTTCATCTAG